The DNA segment AAGGCCGTTGGAATTGATTATGTTCATCTTATGGTCAACTAGGTCTCGAGTCTGCACTGGTTTGGAGAAGCTTGAGACGACTGTGCAACTCTCCGGTTCGAATAAGTGGTCAGCCGATAGAGCATCTGAACACCGTGCGAAGTTAACTTTAGCTGGATAAATTAAGATGATCTGAAAAAGTCAGATGGTGTTCTGCCGTAGGACCATGTTTTGAAAGTCACAGAAAacgtgtcttttttttttcgaaaaatgcaaaaaaaacacTGGtcattttaaactaaaaaaaagcttttttttttaaaaaagttaaaaaccaaaaaagcgctttttttcacattttttttcagttttttcattcttttcagtttttttgatgtcaaacagttttttttttattttttatttgttgcaaatctacttatgtttttatgtttgtgttactagtttctcacttattttatttttcattatttttagttttttaaaaatttttaaaatttactttatttttctcttatttttcattttttttaagctcgcccgccgtattatactcgagaaaaacttttctatttaaaactctgagatgttatttgtgactatgtttgAAACAACCCGTGTCTCACAAGACAAGAGGTGGTTATATGCATCCCCGTTGCATGATGATATGTATTCTTCAATACACTTGTTGTGAAGCTGGTTAATTATAGGGGTGCCTGAAAATTTAGTGTGTTAGGGTTAATAACAAAAGTATTCCTGGttaatagattttttttttaaagacaaaaaaaattgaaaaactaaagttttttagaataattaccaaaatatccccATCTTTTTTGGCGTGGGTTAATGGTTCGGGCAACTCACTCCCCACTTTAAAGGTATGTGTCATGCACATGAGCCTGCGCACGGTGTAAAGTACCTAGGCCTATACATATAGCGAAGCTGTCTTGTGGTCAGCGTTGAAGTTACGAACAATCAAACTTGACATAGATTGCTTATTTATATTTCAAACCGTTGTGCATGTTAAGAACATGCAAATGATCACATGTATCAAAAGGGCACTTGCAAATTGAAGTGCAAACTTCTTATTCTTGCTTCTCTGTATATTaatatttgttaattatatTCTTTGTTCTTTTAGAAATGATGGTGGGAAGACGTACCCTTCTCCCAGAAGATTAATTTTCACCAGAAGTTAAAGTACTTGAGCTTCAAATAGGGATTTCTGGACGAATGTTTATACGACAAGCTGTGAATGCCATTTGATCCTACAGAAATAAGGCTCGCAATATCAGTTAATCGGTATTTTTGCACTTTTTAGTTAATTGGATTTGTATATATAGACGAAACATGCAAATTGAAGATATATGGACTATTTTATTATTCGACTCACACAAGGGATACACTATTTCCGCGATAGGTTTCATCTTGTAGAAGGCACTAAGGATTTAATTTTGGCGACATATACACTGGTTTCATCTATAAGAATAAATGTCTCTTGGTTTCTCTCATGTACGAATGTCGAACGTACGCTTTTGCCTGAAATGTGTTTCATACCATAGTTACAAAAAACCGTCTTTAttcaaaaaaacgttttttcctttttttttttttgaaaaactccAAAGTGAATTTTTGCCTTCTCTTTTCGcatttcttgttattttattcattaaatttgaaaacttaAACGTTTATCTTCATTTCTGTCATTACTAAAACATCCTTTTTcgtttattttactttttcctaaGTTTCAGGATATTTccattttaattcaaaatttcccAAGATTTTCAGTTTTACCAAAAAATACCAGATAAATATCTGACCGTTTGAAACCCAATTATAATATTTGTAACCATGTTTTATAGTGTTAATATAGGATGAATCAACATGCGCTTTTCTAATTTCTCAGTTAATTACCATCGTagaacttggtttggattttaCATATACATTTTCTTAATTAAACATAGAGAATAGTCAAGGCATCTAGACCTGACTCGTTTCAGTGAGGACAACGCTATATATTACCAAGAAGCAACATCATTGGCAGTGCTACCTAACATGTACGCTTATCAATGTACATATCTGCCAGATTTAGCATCAAGGTGATAAAGCATCTAACACAAATTAAGTGCAACAAAAGCATGAAAGCGAAGTAATGGACTTCGAGTTGCAGGTCTGGCACTATTCCTCCTGCTGTTGCTTACGTTATTTTGCTTCCATGCAGTTTGGTGGCGATTAATACGGTAGAAAAAAAGTTGATATGACAATGTGGTGGGCACACCAGCGGTGACGAAAAAGCAAAGTTGTATTGTGATGGCTTACCACACTCCTTTGGAAGAATTTCAACCAAGACCTATTATTTTACAATCTAGGCCTTTACTTCTTGAGCGTTGTCCTTATTTAGCATGATAGAATAGCATGacaaaatatatttgtttttattgaaGGTGTTGTTCTTAATTTGACTACTGCCCTCAACATGACCGTATGCAtacttattttcttttaaatcataGACCCTTCTTGTAAAGTAGACCCTTTAtgttttttctacttttctttaagaaaaaacatagcTTGCTTGACTTTGCTTCGTTTATTTGTATAGAAAATTCATTTGGTCATTCCATGCATAGGCTAATAATATGCTAATTGCTTTGGGATGTGATATATGCCAACAAGTGTTTCTGTCTTTGTTTTTGTACTTAATTTACATTAATTAATTGAAGACAACTCAACACATATACATATCTGTGAGTGGATGGTGACTCTAGCTATCTAGAGTTacatagccatctaaccaaAGCCGTGCATCTGAtgcagatggatggttgagagaaaaatataaagaaaaatgtgaaaactaatactagatgatgaaaatgtccataatctttttctcttaaccgtcgtccatcatgttggatcggATGGTTGTCATTAAATAGCTGGATAACTTTAAAAAACCAGAATCACCATGCAATTTTCCAATACACACACACgagcatatatatgtgtgtatatatatatatatatatatgtatatatatgtatattacatgaGACATATTGACTAAGTAACATAGCCATATGCATTGCAACACATAAAAAATGagtaagcaaaaaaataaatcagatgGTTTATAACTTGCCTTCAATTGTTTGCTAAATTAAGGTAAACCAAGAATTATTCAGTTATcattttaaatttcttaaaaagaaaaggtacagaccttgtcaagaaaaaaaaagggttaaaGTTTAGCATAACAATAACCAAAATCTATCGACCAACCTAGTATCAAAGAGTTTTTGTTCTTGGTGCTACACTCGAAAGGAACacaaatttttctttggaaacaCCATCCAAACTTATTCATCATGCCCTTTTTATGTTCCACATATGTTCTGCTTTAGAACTTTATCCGAAGTGTATGCTAATGATTAATTGAATTGTTCTTCTTAGTTGAACGACATAATCTAATAGCCAGGCAGGGAAAGCGCAGcgtatattgtatatattttgATGCTGGCCATACTTCGATTTCTTATTCTGATTGTTTTATCGTCTCTTTTATGGTTCACTTATTCTTCCACGTTTGGAGCCTCTAGGGTAGTTTTTTGCATTTAGGTCCTAATTATCATGTTAGCTAGTTGTCATTTATTTGCATATGGGTCTCATATCGGTCATTATTTATAGCTGCTTTTGTAAGATATGCAGGGTTTTCATCATTGCCGTGATTTGCTTTGGACTTAGGAGACTGAGTTAATGAAATGTTGAGTTCGTCGTTCTACTTTCATGTACCGAACTCACAATCAGACACTGTAAGACATATAATTTATTGatcattttaaatatatttgcaTTACATTTTACATTTTTGAGGATTGCTGCAATAAGCCTGCTGGAGAAGGACTTCTGACTTTTTCATTTCCGGGTGCGTGAGAGGGTAATCCCATTACTCGGGCGACGGTGGAAGTTTCACTCCTTTCCTTTACCCCCAAGGTTCAGAGTCGCGATGGTATTTGGTGGTGAGATCGCtatgtgcttcaacttgcacacaAGCCCATTTCCTTTACagttcaacacacacacacacacacacacacacacacacacacacatatatatatatatatatatatatatatatatatatatatatatatatatatatatatatatatatatatatatataactgaagATGTGTCTTTGATGCATCCCCAAGCCCACCCTTGGGGCCTGACCTTTTTATTTCAACATCCCAAAATAGAACTATAAAAAAAGGctgcacaaaagaaaaaggaaaatccaCAATTAAAGATTGTAGGAAATGCAACTAGAAAGAAATGACATCCTCAACAGGGCTCTCCTTAGAGATGTTTATATATACAGTGGGGAAATTGCATAGTCAATGCATAAAAAAAGGCACCCAATGCATCTCTGCCCTCTCTTCTTGGCGAATTGCATATTAATAATGCTTTTCCTTTGATAGTCAGTTAAAGGAAGAAGTAAGTATGATGCAACCACCAGGTTAAGTTGATCCAGATCGGCCTCATGACCTCTGCAAACTTCACAAGGCAACCTATAATTTGAAGCAGGCTTCATGAGCAACGTTTGACAGACTTAAGAGATATTTAACTAATGCCGATTTTTATGAGTCAAAGAAATATGCTTCCGTATTTGTCTTCAAACGAGCTCGCTTGAGTTGATGGTATTAGTGTATgttgaatatataaaaaatttggtaatgaattttttattaaatatctGGGTGTACTAACTTTCTTCTTTAGTATTGAAGTCATTTTTGGAAAGAATTACATGCAGGATCTTCTAGAAAGAAGTGGCCTcagtggtgccaattccagctacaCCTGATGTTAAATTGTGCACGTATCAAGTAGAAGTTTTTAAGGATGTGACATCATATAGGAGTATAGTTGGTGAATTGCATGCATCGACCCGTGGAAAATATAACATCGGTGAAATCGTATACTGCGTAGTATGTGACATTGTATACTGCACAGTATGCGTGATTTATTAGGCTACCTTGATCCTACTTTTGTAGTTATCAAGACCATTTACTTCTGAATCCCTATGGATAGAACAACTCTTGCTTGAACTTGGTATATGTCACAAGAAACCAGTTGTATGACAATTTAGATACAACATATATGACGGCAATTCCTGTCCTGCATGCTCGTACCAAGCATATAGAGAGAGACTATCACTGCCAGGGAGAGAGTGTGAAAAGGAGTAATTAAGATCAGGTTCCTAAGTTAAAAAAACCAAGGTACTGATATCCCAATCAAAGCTCTTTAAGGGCGCTTCAGATTTGAATTCCTTAAGGACAAGCTGCATCTCAAGGAGATTGGCTTGAGATGGTACGTTGAAGCAAAAGATTGTGCTGAATCTCAAGCTCACGCAGATCGATTTGATAAGGAAAGTGTTACATCCAATCTTCAACAATGGTTGGTTGGCCGCGGTTTTCAATGGCAGAATACATTTTTTGCAACTGTTTTTAGtaagacaaaataaaaactaaCCATCCAACCACAGAGATAgccggctgatttcaattttcttatatatataagtctaTATATAGTGACATGAAAACAATTATACGCTACCAAACAGTTATCCAATGATTCGTTGGCCATTTGATTTTTGGTTGTAATCATAACAGATAACTCTCAGGACAAAGCGAAAGAAGTCTTAGGGTTAATTTCACCTTTTTCCATCGTCACGTTGCTTGACCATCAAAGAACTTCGTGGAAATTTTGTTCACTGCCAGCTCTTGAGGCGTTGGTGGGAGCTGAAGTAGTCGGCACCGTTTTCATTAATTGGCATCTGAGACACATTGccagaacaaaagaaagaagaaacaagaagaggTCAGAAATTCATTCAAAGGTCGGAGAATCCCATGGCCTTATGCCTCTCCAATTCCATTCAGAATTTTACTCACTGATTCTTCCTCAGATATCAGGCTCAGTAAATATTATACCTTTTcagcccatatatatatatatatatatatatatatatatatatatgtatgtatgtactgAAATAGCTTGAATCAGCAACTAAAATGAAATTTGGTCATCCATCGTTTTTTTTTGAAGGGTCCGCACCAATGGCCAGAAATTTCATTGAACCATGGTCAGTCAGCCAAAAATTTCCTTTGAATTCTTTTGCTAGGCCTTTACCTTTCATATATAGGTTCATGCGCTCGTATATAGATGATTTGATTAGATACTTGTACGTAACATGTACTGTCCCACAAATTTGATCCTACGCTTCAGAAGTGATCCTATCATTCAATACATATCACAAAATTTAATTTCACCTTAGGGTAATACAACCATGGTTGAAGAAATATTTTCTACAAgcaacaaaaaagagagagagagagagagagagagagagagagagagagagagagaacttgcATTAAGACGAAACTAAAAGcatccaaagagtaatggatgTGCAATGATGCAACTTGTACAAGgcacactaaaaaaaaaaacccaagagTAGAGAAGAAATGAGAAATCATATCCACCTTTCAGAAGGATCTTCACAATACCCAAAGCCTAGAGAATTTGCAGCATTTGGTGGATTAACAATTAACGTGATCCAAAGTGCAGAAACGATCTACACACCTATAAATGAGTTCTTTTTATGGGGAACTTCATTTAGTCTTTTATATTGTTCAAGTGAGCAGGAGAGGACCACACCACCCAAGTGAGAGGCCAAAATTCtcctcctttctcctttttttctttttctttagttctGCTTTAGAACCTATGTGACTCATGGTTGTacccattgtcacaaaaaatggggacgggtattaaacggcgaggaaaaaaacaggtataatatgacaaagttttatatatcagGAATAAAACGGTAAAagtttggcaatttttttaaaaaattaaacatttaatacatcttaaaaattataaaaaaaataattaataaaaaaacggcaaaaaacgggaaaataacggcaaaaaatgggaaaataacgtataatatgggtattatatgggtattatacgcgttttttgttttttgacgttttttttaaaaaaacaggaatagtacgggtattatacggtaGAACTGTTTTTGACATTAaatacacgttttttttaaaaaaaacggcGTTTTTTGTAGTGCCTACCATTATTTCCAGTCCATAAGAATAGTGCACCTGAGTGAGTGTGGCAGCGACTATGGAATTCAAAACCTACTTCCTCTTTTtcttgagtcatcttggcccTAGGTTGCGCAATGCGCGGAATTTGTCTTTTTTCGTGAGACGCATTGGCATTTTGCCTTAGGGCCAGGTGACCCCGATTCCTCGCAGCAATTGCATCCAAAAGCCATTGTTTATCCAACCAATCTCTCCcgtagatttgagatccaaagcATAACAAGAGTGACAGTGGTGGTCCATAGGATTCCAGATCTGGCAACGCCAACGATAAGTAGGACAGTGCCTTGCCAATTGGTGTATGACTAAAATAACCCTAAGAGGTTCGGCATAGCTGGTTTGATCAGTGGCTTAGCTGGTACATAGCTAGTCTTTAGTTTGATTGCCATGACCAAGaacgaaattaaaattttttcaactataatttcaaaattttaacagagcttataataaaattttttaaaatttttatatgagcTTCATTAacctttttttaaattacatgtttttttttttttgaaattttgtgggGCCCATGGCCCTGCCTCCCCTTGCCATGACCCATGCAAACCGACAACTTTGGAAGGGGATAAAGGAAAGCCTCAGCATTGTCATTGGTCTGGTATAAAGTAGATCTGACATTGGAATATATCCACCATATATAGATCTGAATAGGAGATCGATAGCTCCAGTCGTTAAAGAATACTGCCATGTGTCCGAAGGAGTAAGTGGATTCCACCAGCAGATGATGTCTTTTTTCCGCATGGCCGGGCGAGAGGTGGTTGACCAGATAATGTTCGACAAATAGAGATCTGGCTATGGTGGCCACAAAActttcacaatatatatatatatatatatatatatatatatatatatatatatatatatatatatatatatatatatatatatatatatatatatatatatatatatatatatatatatatcaaggtCAGTATTGGTCACGGTAGTAAATGATCAACGTTCACTTGATCAAATCCGGCCTCTTAACATGATTCCATATCAGGCAAAaaatacttttaagtttttaacacatctttttatctgaaaaaatataattttaaagatAGTTATTTTGTTGATGATCCATCCACATTCCAGCTCTCTTCTTGAGAAAATGTTCACATACGAGTTCTAACCAAACGTTCGAAAGCTgaacgtgaaaaaaaaaggaacgttCCATTGGTGTTGTAAACCATTTTGGAGTGAGAGGATTACGGCTCACCACTTGAAAAATAGCCTATGAcactcattttcttcttgtctcCTGTGTTTTGGGTTTTGTTGGTCCCAGCAGTAACAGTGCACCATTCAAGTGCCTCACCTTTTACGATATAGAAGTTACTTCGCTTATAAGAATTGAACTAAAGATGCACCACTTCACATATCCCTAACTTGATTAGCTATATTATGCCCTTAATGCTTTTTATGGAACATATTATTTGGATTGAACTGTCCAGTTTTCATGGTCCAAAAGAATGTGGATTGTTGAATTTGTAAAATTTATAcccgaaaaggaaaaaaaaaagcaaaaggtaaCTTTGAGGAAGGCGTTCTATCTTTTCTACGTTCAGTTGAGTGTTCAAACagtctctctcactctctctttcttcatttaatATAAAACTCGGAGTGccttgtcttcttcttcatcacctcGTCCCTACCAATTATTCGCTTCATTTTTCTTACAGCCTTGGAGGTCGTTTTGGAGACAaagaagcagaggaagaagCATAGCCAGGAAGAACGGCCACCCTccagcagaaaagaaaaagggtaaTTGGGAATTAATGGGGAACCGCAAGATAACAGGAGGTGCGAGACGGTACATCAGATCCAAGGCACCTCGCCTTCAATGGACTCCCGAACTCCATGGCTCCTTTGTTGATGCCATCGATCGTCTTGGTGGTCATGAAAGTATGATTGATGACATAtatctcttccttttctccctgCCCtgaactttctttttatttttctctcctcATTTTTCACCAGTAAACTTCATCATTGAGGAAGATCACAAATTTCTAGCTTTTCGTATGACAATATTTGTTAGTTTTTCTAATTGAAGCTACCATACAAACTGTTTCTTTGATAATGGTAGTGACCTCAAGCTGACAATCTTCAAGCTTTCTGAAGAATAATTCGTTGTATTCCGCATCATTTTTAATTGTAGAACCGTAATAGCTTTCGCAATACTGATGATATCTTCAATATGATTGTTTATGTGCAATATAATTCTAGAAGCAACGCCGAAGCTTCTTCTTCAGACGATGGGAGTGGATGGATTGACGATATCTCATATAAAAAGCCATCTtcaggtgatttttttttcttttattctctttttcagtttttatggTCGGTGTTCTGCTTgtttcatgaaacactaatatTGATTAAGTTCTCAACTTTTAAAACCATGGCTGTTTGTAAATCCAATAATTTCATACTGTTATCAATTTTCAGATGGTAACTGCCTCTCTCTCATAGTTTTTCTTCGAGTATGGTTCAGAGGGAGATTTCCACGTTCGAGTTCAAACATAGTTTTGCTCACGCGAGGTGATGTTTTTTTGAGCGATGCTCAATTGCTGAACACGGTAAAAGTTAATTTCATATAATATAAATGGGCCTTGTTTTTCAATTGCTTAAATGAATTTTACAACCATTAACCAATTAATCAATAGCATTAATTCGGGAACAGTAGTTTTCGCCACACATGTACGCGACCACGATTAGTCAACTTTCTCCAAATTCTTCATGATCACAGTGAAAGATTGGTGAACAAACCAAACTTGCAAATCAAAATTCACCTGCATGCAGGGCTATTTATGATCTAGCAAACAGTTCCCCTTTTTTCCTGTCCCAAGGTCTAGGGTTACTTTTGGACTTGGGTAGTATATGGTACACCATTTAGCTCAAGTTTCACACATCCATTGTTTACAGAGTAGAGGATTAGCACCCACAAAAATTGAATTTCGGGTAGAGTTGAGGCAGCTTGAACTCAAATAGGGACCTAGCTATAGCAGACCTAGCTCAGGGCTCAAAACTATTAGCTCACACTCGTCTCGCAAGCTTAGCCGGTCCATATATACAGTTTTTTTGAATGTACGAAATGTGCCATGAGTTGTGAAAGAAATCGCCtttagaaaaaccaaaaaagtacCCAATTAACCCAAAAATCTTTCGTGATAAGATGAGAAAATATATTCtgcatgttcatatatatatgcactggGTAGCTTAAGCGAGCCTAATCTAGCTAGCTCAAGCTTGGATCGATTAACTAGAGTTCATTTTTAGGCTCAAACTAAAGCTCTATAGGCTCGAGTCTAGCTTATACTGGTTGAGCTTGAGTCTATCTCAAGTTGCTCGACTAATTCTGCATGCCGAACCGTATTTCCCTACTCTTCATTTGGTAGGAGATCAATGACCTAAGTAACAAATTCATAGCCTATTTTAAATCCTTGTATTTTATCAAGAAATTAGTTACACAGTTTACCATGCCCATCTGCATTGAAAGTGGCTTATGGATGACTGAATTCCTCTCTAAAATTATATGTGGCTGAATTGATGCAGAAAACTAAAAGCTGAATGAAGCAATCTATAAATTCAGAATTGCAAAGTGAAAGCAACAAGAAAGTATAATTCCATAATGAGTTTGATGAACACAATGGAAGTAAGTAGTTCAACTAAAACCCTACATGATGAAGCCTCAAATCAGCATTTATTTGGTCTTCAGAGAACAGATAATGTATTGCCTAAAACATTTGGTGTTTGTATCATAATAATGTTTACTCATATCAATTGCATGCATGAATTTCTGCCTCTAGCTCGAAGGTGAAGCAGGAACGTCAAGTCGGAAAGATTTCTTGCTAaacagaagaaggagaaaagtaGTCCCCATAGGACTGTTCAGTTACTTCTTTCATGGCGTCCATAGACTATATATGCTAATACTAGTACAGAAAATTTAACTTGCTGTCCAAACAATTATTTAGAGCTCCTAAACGCTAGCTGTCTCTTGTAAGGCTTGTTGGAAACCTTGTTGTTGGATATGACTACTTGTTGTTGGACATATTTAAATGGTCTTTGCAGCCTGAAATGAATggctttcttttaatttgtaaCTAAAATTGTTTTGGGTTCTATTAACACTAttcaagattttccttcctttgtaTCAATTTATTATTTGCTAGATTGCTATCTGGAAAAcaggacacacacacacacacgcgcgcgcgcacacacacaaagagagagagagagagagagagagagagagagagagagagagagagagagagagagatcagtcGCTTTGGTTACTTTACTTTTACAGTTTCCCTTTTGCTTTTAATAGCATTTCTCAAGCTGGTCTCTTCAAATGGATTTTTTCAGGGTTTAGAACTGTCAACTGATCATTTCTTATCGATCTTATTTTCCTCAGATGTACAGAAGCTCCAAGAATGGCATCAAGATAGGTAACATATATTTCAAACGAAGGCACTAATTTTAATTTGCTACCTATAATGCGTGTTTAATCTTAATGATCAACTTGGTAAAACAATTGAAGTTAATCTTAACATATTATTTTGTCCACAGAGAGGCAAGCGATCCAGAGGGCATTCCGTTACTGTTGTCAAAATGAATCAGACTTGTCAGCAGAAACTTGCACAAACTACAAGTTCAGATCAAATTCTAATTCTACTCATGGCACTTCATGGAGCAAGTTAGTAGTTTCTTCTGGCATACCGCTTCAGCATTTGATTTAATTTAGATATATTCAATTCTATGGCCAAATTTTTGTTCTATTTTCTAAATACAGTCCACACgtttcgctctctctctctctctctctctctctctctctctctctctctctatatatatatatatatatatatatatatatatatatatatatatatatatatatatatatatagagagagagagagagagagagagagagagatagagagagagagagagagaagatagagagagcaAAACAAAGCGCTACTTGACACTTGTATACTTAGACTTTCAAGGAAATAATTTGTGTCATCGATTCTAAGAATCGATTCTAAGAAGATCAAATAACGGAGATTGAGTGACAAATATAGAAatgaatatgtttttttaagagTCTAAAATACTTTtcaaagaaagggagagagagagagagagagagagagagagaaataagttTCCTCAAATGAAACTCTCGGTCCCCTTTGAGGGGTAATGGagacttttgaaaaaacaactgGACTTGTGCATCTACAATTTGAAGTCTAACATCTGATCTCCTTGCAATCGATAGTCCAGATGATTCCCATCAATTCTGGTAGGAAAGTCTAGAATGAAGTCCACATTTCTAGTACTACATTTAAAATTACATCTAAGAGGACCATTAGGGTTGTACATTGTCAAAAGGCGGTGCCTACCATATTTACGATTATGGCTGAAAGGACCATACGTGTACTTAGGCTTGTCGCTAAAGGTGCATGGTTTCTTGAATGGAAATTAATTTTCCCTTCATTTATTGTGCATTCAAGTTCATTAAGTGTTAAATAAACAAGCTTTGAAacagtactttcttgttttcaagTGTTAGGCTAAgatcttcacacacacacacacacacacacacacatatatatatatatacagtggTCCCAAAACAATTACCATTACCAACTTCGGAATCAAAAAGTTGTCAATGGCCGTTTTATTTGAATTGCGTTTGGTGCACACACAGACCGGAGGAACGGGCTGGAGATCAATGAATTCATAGGCATAATATTCCACTGGGTCATCAGGTCAAAACTGAAGACTATGATATTTAATTTCGTGTACATAATGTTGGTGCACCGCTTTCAAACCAATCATTCAACTGCgagtaatatttttttcaactagTTTAGTTGTTGGCACCCCATTAATTTTATTGTACTATTCTTCCACTCTGATCCCCTTGTCCTTTTTTTCCAAACAGCAGATGGGAAGAGAAAACGGAGGAGTTGGTGAGCAAGAGGATACTGTGGAAGGATTGGGAGAATCTGTATACGAATATCGCTTTCAGGCGTTTGCAAGGAGACGATGAGAGCAGCAATGAACTCCAGCGGACCCCTCAACAAGAGGTAAAAAGACATTATATTTGTTCTATATGTTCTTTGCTCTCCCATAAAATTTGTTCATTATATAAGCAATCATGTGAGTACCTCTAAgaacacgtgtgtgtgtgtgcctacacacatatatataggcaAAAGATAGCTATCAGATGAGAATCATCTAGGCTATCGATTCAGGGGTATTATATGTTTAAGATTAAGGTttaaatacaaagccaaactgttgagaaataagaaaacaaatgtgtttccttaaaaaaaatactggGTATTTAGACTCTTGAAAAAGCTGTTTGATTTCTATGTTTGTAACTGAATCTGCATTGTCTCATCTCTTTGAAACCAATGACCTAGATA comes from the Nymphaea colorata isolate Beijing-Zhang1983 chromosome 14, ASM883128v2, whole genome shotgun sequence genome and includes:
- the LOC116267720 gene encoding probable transcription factor KAN2 isoform X2, whose translation is MGNRKITGGARRYIRSKAPRLQWTPELHGSFVDAIDRLGGHEKATPKLLLQTMGVDGLTISHIKSHLQMYRSSKNGIKIERQAIQRAFRYCCQNESDLSAETCTNYKFRSNSNSTHGTSWSKWEEKTEELVSKRILWKDWENLYTNIAFRRLQGDDESSNELQRTPQQELTHMENTYKLIRFIESERTEQGWLKAMLPFSSSSNISSSHTGHGTKGEQAEETGKGELSFPSFTGWPSSSSTVDAGEIMLLFQNKCRESINGNFIDESRGVNLDLTISIPGSTS
- the LOC116267720 gene encoding uncharacterized protein LOC116267720 isoform X1; this translates as MGNRKITGGARRYIRSKAPRLQWTPELHGSFVDAIDRLGGHEKATPKLLLQTMGVDGLTISHIKSHLQMYRSSKNGIKIERQAIQRAFRYCCQNESDLSAETCTNYKFRSNSNSTHGTSWSNRWEEKTEELVSKRILWKDWENLYTNIAFRRLQGDDESSNELQRTPQQELTHMENTYKLIRFIESERTEQGWLKAMLPFSSSSNISSSHTGHGTKGEQAEETGKGELSFPSFTGWPSSSSTVDAGEIMLLFQNKCRESINGNFIDESRGVNLDLTISIPGSTS